In one window of Miscanthus floridulus cultivar M001 chromosome 12, ASM1932011v1, whole genome shotgun sequence DNA:
- the LOC136496069 gene encoding uncharacterized protein yields MAATLTDFGDPIGDRTLVLTLLRGLSGKFQPMVSNLKMCQPFPTFEEARTLLILEEIDLDDVTAESDAPPAAPSALVAAPNATTRTSTDGGHSGGTYTGQDSQGGQGGQPSHRSSHHRGKGGKQ; encoded by the coding sequence ATGGCCGCTACCCTCACCGACTTCGGCGACCCCATCGGCGATCGAACACTCGTCCTCACGCTGCTTCGCGGCCTCAGCGGCAAGTTTCAGCCCATGGTGTCCAACTTGAAGATGTGTCAGCCCTTCCCCACCTTTGAGGAGGCGCGCACGCTGCTCATTCTCGAGGAGATCGACCTCGACGACGTCACCGCCGAGTCCGACGCCCCACCCGCAGCACCTTCCGCCCTTGTTGCCGCACCCAACGCCACCACACGAACCTCTACCGATGGTGGCCATTCGGGTGGCACCTACACCGGGCAGGACAGCCAAGGCGGCCAGGGCGGGCAGCCTTCCCACCGTTCCAGTCACCATCGTGGCAAAGGCGGCAAGCAATAG